The DNA region ACGAACGATGGATCAGATCGCTTGATTGGAATCTCGTCGATATTGCAACGATCCTGCATCATCAGATCCCTGCAACGGCGTATGCGCTGACACTAACACATTCGGTGGATGCTCGAGTGAGTCCAAAAGGTCAGTCACATACGACAGATGAGACTCAATCGCAATCGCACCTGCCATGTGATCGAGCCCGAGTTTCAAAAGGATGCTTCTTCTCCGATTTTCAACCGTGCGCATCGAAACGCGAAGTTCTTTCGCAATCTGTTTGTTGAGATAGCCCTTAGCAATCATGCGGAGCACAGGGCGATCACGATGTGATAGCTCCGAGACCCGTTTTGCCAGCTCGGATTGTGACTTCCTAAGACGTTGATAGTGTCGATACCAAGCGGTCACGTCCTGAGCCATCCCGCGACTCCGGTAAACACGACCGGCCTCGTTTTTCTCACCATACGTTTGAACGGCGAGAACACGTTCCGCACCGCGAATGTCGCGGACAGCCCGCAAGTGACTTTGCCTTCCGTCGGTATTGAATCGTTGTTCGTGCGTAACCGCCAAATCAATATTGGCCTCGTGTTCGGCAACCAAGAAATCAACGATTCGGCGACCGATCAGTTGATCTGCAGGGTACCCCAGCACCGCCTCTACCGAACCACTCAAAAAGGTGATCCGATAGTCCACGTCATTGGAGAAAAAAAAGTAGGGCGCACCGAATCGTTCGATCGTCGGCATCTCTTCGGTTGCTCCGCTCATGGGCTCGTGTGGGTCGGTGTGGGATCAAAATGACATCGCTGAAAAATAATGCGAGAAGGGCAATCGAACCCCGTACTCGAAACATGAAAAAACGGTGAATCTTGATTGCGCTACTGTACAGAAATTCCGGGTCCGATCTTCCCCGTCAGCACCACACAGCTCCTTTGCAATATCAAACGACGACCGATGTAAAGCCAGCGCGCCATTTCACACGTATTGCCAGGGTCGGCCTCCATTCGTTTCCAGTAGTTTCGCCCGGAAATTGATTCAGAATAACCGCCCGCAAGGTCGGCGATCTATCTGCCGTCGTCTTTTGCCTCCCTCGGCAATCCTTCGCCAACAAAAGGCCGAGATCGCGCCGCATTCTCGATGGATTCACGCGGTCCGCTCTCAGAAAAGTCTGCAGAAGTTTGCCGGACGCTTGCAAGAAGTTGCAGCCATCGTTTTGTGATGCAACGCGCCGCCGATCACAAACCGCTTTTTTTGTACCGATTCAACAGGCGAATCGCTGCTCGATCGTTCGCATCTGCGTCCGCGTGTGCGGCGTTGGCACAGGGAATGCCATACGAACGCTTCGTCCCTCCCTGAACAGAACGCCAGCACAAAGGCTCTGCCTGTGACCCTCAAGAGACAACCACCGTTCGTCTTTGTTGGGTCCTTAACGATCCGACCGTTTACGGAATAGGAACCGTCAAATCCGCAAGCCTCTGTGTCCCTTCCATCCAAGCCCCCAATGACACACCGGAAACTTTCGTTCATGCGCACCAATTTGCTACTTGCCGCTTTCGTCGCAGTCGGGTCGCTTTCGATGACAGGGGTTGGGAATGTGAATGAGACCGTTCACAACTTGTTAGGTGTAGCGACTGAGCGACCCAAACATGGAACTGAGATTCACGCTTCCAGCGCGACGATTCCAAGCCATTCAGACGACCACGGCGTCAAACCGCTCTCGAGCGAGGTTCACCACGCGAAACATAAGATTGTTGTTACCAGTCCTTTGATCAAAGATGTCACACTGACTCAGCCGTACGTCTGTCAGATTCACTCACGGAGACATATCGAAATTTGTGCGCTCGAAGGTGGTTATCTAAATGAAATCTTAGTCAACGAAGGTCAGCGAGTTTCTAAAGGGCAAGCGATGTTTCGAATTCTGCCGACGCTCTACGAGGCGCGACTCGAAGCCGACCTAGCGGAAGCTGAACTGGCACAAGTGGAATTCGATAATACACAAAGCCTGGTAGAGCAAAACATTGTCTCGAATCAAGAATTAAAAGTGTCGAAAGCAAAACTTGGAAAAGCTCAAGCCAACGTCAAGCTGGCTCGGGCAGAAATGAACTTTGCGGAAATCAAGGCGCCCTTTGATGGCATCGTTGACCGCTTGAAGGAACAGGAAGGAAGTCTTGTCGATGACGGCGCGATGTTGACCACGATGTCCGATAACAGCGTTATGTGGGTCTACTTCAACGTGCCAGAATCTGCATATCTTGAATACCAAACGGCACTGAATAATGGACAAAGTCAAAATAGCTTGTCGGTCCAATTGCAGCTTGCCAATCATACCCTGTTCGACCAAATAGGGTCGATCGGTGCGATTGAAGCCGACTTCGATAATGAAACTGGCAACATCGCTTTTCGAGCCGATTTCCCTAATCCGCACGGTTTACTTCGCCATGGTCAAACGGGAACGGTGCTGATCAACCGAACCAAAACCGATGCGATCGTCATCCCACAACGATCTAAGTTCGAGATTTTAACGAAAACGTATGTGTTCGTCGTTGGTCCGGACAACGTAGTTCATCAACGGGAAATTGTCATTGAAGACGAACAAGAAGATATCTTCTTGATCGAAAAAGGACTAATGCCGAACGATCGAATCCTCGTGGAAGGGATCCGACAAGTACGCGACGGCGAAACCATCGCCTATGACTATCACCCACCAGAAGCGATTCTTGCAAACTTGAAGTTTCACGCCGAGTGACCCTTCGAAGTTATCTCGTCCGAGCTGCCTCACACGCTCGTCGCACTAGCTCACCGGGAAGTTGTTAACCGAACCACATGGTGTGCTCTCTATCTATTTCCAACTCGCTTCAACGTACTTGGAAAACCACACTCCTTCCGACGTTGCCTTGTAAGGTTTCCAACCACCATGTTCGAGAAGTTTTTGCATCGTCCTGCATTGGCCATCGTCATCTCCCTATTGATTCTGTTCATGGGCGGGTTGGCGATCAACGTGCTACCGATCTCGCAGTTCCCATCGGTCGCGCCGCCAAGCGTTCGAGTATCGGTGTCCTACCCGGGGGCAAGTGCAAAGATCCTAATCGATTCAACGATGGTGATTTTGGAACAAGCCATCAATGGCGTTCCAAACATGCGTTACATGATGGGTGACGCGACGAGCGCCGGTGAAGGCACAATCCAAATCGTATTCGAACCCGGAACGGATCCCAATGTCGCTGTCATGAACGTCAACAATCGTGTCCAGATGGTCAAAAACAATCTGCCGCCGATCGTTGAACGTGAAGGCATTATCGTAATGCAGAATATGACCAGTATGTTGATGTATGTGAATGTGTTCAGTCGGGATCCCAACGTCGACCAGAACTACCTCTATAACTATGCGACGGTCAATATCCTTAACGAGATCAAACGAATACCCGGAGTTGGACGCGCTTCGATTCTTGGCAACCGATCGTATGCGATGCGCGTCGAACTTGATTTAGACCGAATGCGGGCATACAAGGTTGACGCCGAGGACGTTATGAAGGCGCTCGACGAGCAAAGCATGATCGGCTCTCCCGGACGGCTCGGCCAAGCGACAGGTTCGACCTCCCAGACACTCGAATATGTGCTCACCTGGGTTGGACGCTACAAGACACCCGAAGAATACGAAAAAATTATTCTGCGTGCGTCTTCAGAGGGTGAGATTTTACGACTTGGTGATGTCGCCAGTATTTCGCTCGGCTCTTCTTTCTATGATCTCTATTCTGACATCGACGGTTTACCGGCCGCGGCGATCGTCCTCAAGCAGACCCCAGGATCCAACGCAGCGGACGTGATTGCGAAAGTCAAAGCCAAGGTCGAGGAGATCAAACAGAAATCATTCCCGCCCGGAATGGACTACGCCGTCACCTACGACGTTTCAAATTTTTTGGACGCATCGATCGAAAAAGTATTACACACGCTGTTTGAAGCGTTTGTCCTTGTCTCACTAGTCGTCTATCTATTCCTCGGTGATTTCCGTAGCACACTCATCCCGACGATCGCGGTCCCGGTTTCATTGATCGGCACATTCTTTTTCATGCTGATGTTTGGGATGTCGATCAACCTGATCACGTTATTCGCACTCGTCCTTGCCATTGGTGTCGTCGTCGACGATGCGATCGTTGTCGTCGAAGCGGTTCATGAGAAGATGCATTCGAAACATTTGGGACCGTATCAAGCTACTCGTGAGGTAGTGCGGGAAATCAGCGGAGCCATCATCGCGATTACATTGGTCATGACCGCCGTTTTTATTCCGGTAACATTCATGACTGGACCGGTTGGTGTCTTCTATAGACAATTCGCACTCACGATGGCGATGTCAATCGTCATCTCCGGAGTGGTCGCCCTCTCCTTAACGCCGGTCTTGTGTGCAATGATTTTGAAGCCACATGATCAGGACCGCCAGCCTGCGATCGTCGCCAGACTAAATCAAATATTTCACAGACTTGCCGGTCGCTACGCATTTCTTGTTCGGGCTGGAGTGTGTTCGCTTTTTGGTGTCGCGATCGCATTGCTGACACGGTGTCTATTGCACATCGAAATTGTTCATGAAGTCATCGCCGAGCAGGTCGAGCTTTCAGAAGCGAGGGTTCAAATCATCGCCGCGATCGTCGGATTGTTAGCGGCGTTCTCGCTGCGGGCCACGTTCTCGGGATACGCGGGATCGCCTCAGTGTCGAGGTCCGATCGGCGTCTTTCTTCATGCGTTCGATCAAGGTATCGAAAGAGTGACCGGCGGCTATGCGGCCTTACTTCGATGCATCATCAGCCGAAGAATAGTCACTGTCTTGGTGATCGCCTTGTTTTCCTATGGGATCTTAGTTGTCAATAAGGTGTTGCCAACAGGATTTATCCCCCTCGAAGATCAAGGAATGATTTATGGCATCGTACAAACGCCTCCTGGATCGACATTGGAATACACCAATGCAAAGTGTCATGAACTGCAAACAATTTGTAACGAACTTGAAGAGATCACCTCGGTGTCCTCGATCGCAGGCTATGAAGTACTCACCGAAGGACGAGGGTCAAACGCGGGAACGTGTATCATCAACTTGAAGCCTTGGGCCGACCGAGAACTCACGTCCAAACAGATCATCGACGAGTTGGAACGACGAGGAACGAAGATTGCTAACGTCAAACTGGAGTTCTTTGAACCGCCGGCGGTTCCAGGGTTTGGCGCGGCGGGCGGATTCTCTGTCAACCTATTGGACAAGACGAACAGCGGAAACTATGCCGCTTTAGGCAAGGTGACCGAGAACTTCATGGAGTCGTTGAATCAGCGCCCCGAACTGAAAGGGCTGTTTACGTTCTTTGCGGCGAACTACCCACAATACGAAATTATCATTGACAATGATGCCGCGATGCAAAAGGGCGTTTCAATACGTGACGCGATGGACAATTTGTCAATCGTGATCGGGAGTACGTGGGAGCAGGGCTTCGTCCGCTTCGGTCAGTTTTACAAAGTTTATGTTCAAGCCGCGCCACAATTCCGCCGCTATCCGGAAGACCTTGACAATCTATTTGTCAAGAACGATACCGGTGAAATGGTCCCGTATTCGGCCTTCATGAGGATCGAAAAGAAACAAGGGCTGAACGAAATCAGTCGCTACAACTTGTATCCGACCGCACCTATTCAAGGGGCACCGGCAAACGGCTATAGCAGCGGCGAGGCGATCGCCGCGATCAAAGAAGTCGCGGCAGAAACGTTGCCGAACGGATTTGATATCGATTGGCGAGGACTGGCGTACGACGAAGCTAATGCCGGAAACACCGCAATCTATATTTTCTTGATCGTCGTGATCTTTGTCTACATGGTGCTGGTCGGCCAGTACGAGAGCTTTATTATCCCAATCGCCGTTCTGGCATCGCTTCCTATCGGGATTTTTGGATCCTTTCTATTACTTCACTCAATGGGATTGGCCAACGATGTGTATTGCCAGATCGGGTTGGTGATGCTTGTGGGGCTATTGGGAAAGAATGCGATTCTAATTATTGAATTTGCCGTTCAGCGACGCCAGCAAGGGCTTTCCATTGGAGAAGCCGGCATCGAAGGAGGAAAGTTGCGTTTCCGTCCCATTCTGATGACGTCGTTCGCCTTTGTCGCCGGTTTAATTCCTTTGGTTCGTGCAACTGGACCGGGTGCAATCGGAAATCGTACGATCGGAACGACCGCGGTAGGTGGGATGCTCCTTGGAACCCTCGTCGGAGTGATCGTTATACCGGGACTGTACTTTTTGTTCGCGACAATCGCAGACGGACGACGGTTGATTCGTGATGAACACGACGAGCCCCTCAGTGAAATCTTTGAACGTCAAAACGGTGGGATTCGTTAGCCATGCACAAAGATTTCCATGTCTTGATCGTCAATAGCGATCCCGACATTCGACAAACGTTGGAAACAGAACTGAGCGAGTTGGCGAAAATTGATACGGCCGGGTCAATCAACGAAGGAACCGACAAATTTAGCGTCGGTGACTTTCACATGGTCATCGTCGACAACAGTCTACCGGGTGAGCAACGGGGTGCAAACTTTATCGCGTTATTACGAGAGCAGCAATCGAACACGCCCCCAATCGTGATCACCCTTCAAGGAGGTGTTCAGTCACCGGCTGATGCGACTTGGCGAGGAGCGATCGATATCGATAGTCAAGCGAACAATCTTCAATCGGTCCGACATCAAGTCGTTCGAGCGGCAGAACACCATCGACTTCGAATTGAAAATCGGGAACTAAAAGAAAGAATGGCTGCGGCGGGTGATATGAGCGGGATTGTTGCCCAGAGTCGAGCCATGCAAGAGCTGGTGACTCAGATCCGCCAGCTCGCATCGACGGACGCGACGGTGATCATTTGCGGCGAAGATGGTACGGGTAAAGAGCTGATTGCGAGAAAAATCCATGATCAAAGCATCCGATCCCAAGGAACGTTTGTGCCTTTGAACTTGAAGGTATTACCAGAAGGGTTATTGGAATGCGAACTATTCGGTCAAGAACATTCCCCGTCCGCCGGTGCAGCTAGATCGAACTTGGGATACTTTGAGTTGGCTGCGACCGGGACGTTGTTCCTCAACCAATTCACAGAGATCGCAACCGAGAATCAGCTCGATCTATTCCGGGTCTTGGAAACTCGACGTTACTCGCGCGTCGGTGGAAAAATTGAGCGTCATGCGCATGCTCGGATCATCTTGGCTACCGAACGTGCTGGTTACCAGGCATCTGATGACGGCAAGTTATGGGAAGATCTTTGCGACCGACTGAAGATCGTCCACGTTAACGTCCCGCCATTGCGCTCACGTCGTGAGGACATCCCATTGTTGGTCAATTACTTCCTGAATTGTTTTTGCAAACGACATCGTCAGTCACGCAAAACCATCACGCCAAACGCGATGAAGCGGCTCGTCTGCGCTCGCTGGCCCGGTAATGTGCGTCAACTGCGAAACGCGATCGAGCGAATCGTAGTGACTTCGGCACACGACGTGATCCAAACAAACGACTTGCCGGATGAGCTATTTATCAGTGATGGTAGACAAATCTCCGTTTCACAATCACTAACCGAGATCACTGAGCGAGCTGAAAAGAACGGGATCAAGGACGCTTTGATTGCTAACAATCACCATCGAGAGCTAACCGCCAAGGCACTGAAGATCAGCGTGCGAACACTGCACTACAAAATGAACAAGTACGATCTTTACTGAAGCAATTAATCCAATATCGAAACTCGCCGCCCGTTGAAATGAGATTCGAAGGCAATCGCAGCTGGGGACGGATTCTGGTACACAAGTTAACGCCGTTCTAGCCCAACCAAGGACCACTTCTCTAGGCCTACCGCAATAAACGTCTAGAACGAAACTCCCGCCGATCCACCGCATACTTCTAAGACTGCAAGTGGTTCAGCATCAAACATCTGGCCATCGATCGCTTTCCCTAGCATCGGGCTTCGTTGGTCAAAATCAAAACAACTGCAGAGCCCGCGGCTTGGCAGGTAAACACGCGTCTTCGGGTCTGAGCATCTGGATAACACCCTCCCGCTCGCAGGAAGGTAAAGAACGATGTGTAGATACCAATGCCCAGTGGAAGAGTGAAACGACTTAAGCCGAAACATTCTTGCTCAGCTGCTTAGCACACTGCCGACTAGCACACTGCCGGCTGATAAATCGGTTGTGATTAATTCCCAGTTGGGTTCTGAGATGATCCAACTTCTCCTGCGAACACACCGGTCTATTGGACTGGCGTTTGGCTATCGAGTCGCAGATCTTGCGCGGAATTCCGGTTTGTCGCATTGGATTGACAATTGTCATGATGTCATCCGCTACGGTCTGCCGCTTTGTATTGAAACGAGCGATTTCGTTAATATCCAGTCCGGCGAAGCTTGAGCTCAACAAACGATTCCACTTGCTCACGAACGGCCACTTCGGTCGGTAGTCGTTCCATCGAACTGGCACCGTAGAAGCCGTGTATCTCGCATCGCTCGAGCATATACTTTGCGTCTTCAGGCATCGAAATCGGACCGCCATGGCAAAGTACCAAAATATCGCGACGAACACTACGTCCCGCTTCCGCAATTGCGTTGACACGCTCGACGCAGTCATCGAGTGAATTGGCAGTCTCGGCGCCGATCGCTCCACCGGTCGTCAGTCCCATGTGAGCGACCAAAATATCCGCACCCGCATTGGCCATTTTGACCGCCTGGTCTGGGTCAAAGACGTAGGGTGTTGTCAGCAACTCAAGTTTTCTTGCGGCGGCAACACAATCGACTTCCAAGTCATATCCCATCCCAGTTTCTTCCAAGTTGGCACGGAAAGTTCCATCGATCAAACCAACCGTCGGAAAGTTCTGGATTCCGGAAAATCCGAGTTCAATCAACTCACGTAAAAAATGGTCTCGCAGCATGAACGGATCGACGCCGCAGACCCCGGCAATCACGGGCGTAGATTGAACGACCGTTAACACCTCTTTCGCCATGTCTTTGACGATGTCGTTGGCGTTCCCGAATGGCAACAATCCAGAAAGAGACCCTCGTCCGGCCATTCTAAAACGACCCGAGTTGTAGATTACGATCAAGTCGATTCCCCCTGCCTCTTCGCACTTCGCGGTGATTCCCGTTCCGGCACCGCCGCCGATAATCGGGGTACCATCGGCGATTTTCGCTTTCAAACGATCAAGGATGTCGGTTCGATTCTGACGCATACAACTCGGTGTGATAGTAATAATTGATTAGTCCGTATCTCTTATCGAGCTGGGCTACTTCAGCGTCACGTTGATCGGTTCGCTCCCCACTTTGGCGTCGGTAGCGACGACTTTGTCCGGAGCATACTGGCCAGCCTTGACTTTAAATACACGATCTTTGGGAGCCGAAGGTATGAAGGATTTTCCGTTCGCTCGTACTGTGTACAGGGTTGTTCCCGTATTCGCATCGATCAATTGGACAACGGGATCGTCGACATCGAACGTCAATTTCCCCAGCTTTCCCCAGGACGGCGGGTTGTAGTTGTCGAGTTGAGAAATGGTGCGTGGCCAACCGGGGTATTGTTTGGCATTCGAATCAGTCACGTCGACGTTGCGCGGCCAGCATTCCATCGTGATCGTCCGCTGGTCCTTTTGAAGTCGAACGATTCCAAAGCCCGCTGCACGAGTGTTAAGCAGCTTGCCTGCCGGCGACGGTTCTGGATTAGCTGCCGCATAATTGGTGACTTTGTTTGCGAATCCATCCAGCTGGTCCCCGGTGTATTCCGGGCTACCGGGCTCTCGGTTTTTGCCAGGTTCGAGTGGCTGCCACCACCGTAAGTACAAGTTTGCAATCGAAGGCACACAGAACGACCAAATGGCATCACGGTGTTCGTCGATGCCATGATGAAAGATGGTCGCCAAATGCTGGTCACCTGCGAGGTGAAAAGCAAAGCCCTTGCGAAGTGTTTCGAGCGCTCGATTGCGGCCCGATTGGGGCCAACCATTAGAATCCATATCCGCATGCAAGCGTCCGTTGGCCGAACCATGAATGTGTGCGCCACCGCAGAAAATGGTTTGCGACAACGCTACTTTCATTTCAGCGTTACGCCAGTCGCCAGACCAGTTTCGCAGAAATTTTAGCTGGCGTTCTCCGAGCAATACGGCACCGTCAACGTCAACGCTGGCAGGATCGTATTCCGGATTGCGAATATGATCGGGACGAGGTCCTTGCTTGGGGACACGGCCAGCCGGACCTGTCTTGAATTTACGATCTTCAAGAATGGCAAAGTCGACGTTGCCCCAGTTGAGGTTCGTGAAGTAAACGCCAATTCCTTGGCCGATCTGGTGAGGGTCGATCGGATCGGGTAGGTGACTCGTCTGCGCACGTTCGACTTCCTTCACATAGGGAGCCGGTTTCGCATATCCACCATCGGCGGCACCGCTGAGCGTGGAAATTTTCCCACTTTCACCCCATAGGTTTGGTTGGCCGACATCATGGTCATCTGGCAGGCAAACGGTCGGACAATGTCGGATGATCTCGCCGAAATCGCGGCCAAATTTCAGCCAAGCCGCATAGTGACGATTATGGTCGTAAACTTGATCGCCGGAGAAAAACAGCAGGTCCGCGTCAACCCGCTTCACGTTGTCGATTAAGTCTTGCCGTGAGATATCACCTCCATGCGCGGGGTGAATCGAGTTCCCGGTGAACGCGGCAATCACGATCTCGCTTTCGTCGACAGGATTCTTACGAATCGTCCCTTCGTAGAACGCTTCATTGCCATGAGCGACCCGGTAGGTGTGGGCTTGGCCATCATCCCAACGTTCGACCCGAAACGTTGCCGTCCACCCCGGTTGGATCACTTCGGTACGGTCAATTTCCACCCAATTGCCTTCTCTTTGAATCTCCAATCGCACGACTTTTGGATCATCGTCGGCGAGCGGATACAACTGGGCGGTCAGCTTGAGGGTCTGATCGCTGACGGTATAGAGCGCGAAGCAGATGAGATCCTTTTTGTCGACCTTGGGAATGCTCAAATCGGGGCGTCGTGGACGTGAACGATTTGCCTGAGCGAACGCCGAGCTTCCAAAGCTCAACAACATCGCAACAAGAACCGAAAAGCGAACGATGGTCTTCATCGGGACTCCCGAAAGAAACATTGAAACGGCGGGGCGACGATAGTTTATCTGCTAACGACGCCGACGACAGCGGGCGTTTGTTGATCAGCCGAATTTCGATCCACACGGAAATTTGGCTTTCGCCAAACGAACACCAGGAACAGCGGAATCAGGAAATGCGGCGCACGAAGTACTGTCTCGTGAATGTATTGATCCGCCCCCCAGTAGATCAACGTCATCGACATCCCCGCGACCGGACGCGCCAGCGCGGTGAGCATCCCCCAGACTGCAGCATAGCCGACGGCAATCTGCCTCAGCGGGGGGACAAACAGCAGAACACAAACGGCAAAGTCTAGCACGCCGGCAGCACGCAGGACCGTTTTCGCGGATTCATACTCCAATCCAAGTGTCAGCGTCGTCATCGCAAAGAAATTCCCCGGGGTTGGCCACCATCCGATCGCATAAGATCCATGCCCGGCAAATGTGGTGACGACGGCGATCATCGCGATGATAATGGTGCCCCGATGAGTTGGTCCTTTGACGATCGCCGTTGTCAACAGTAGTGGGGATAAAACCTGGCCGCCATGTTCGATTAGCATCGGAAGTTGATACTGGGCAGAGACATATTTCGCATAACTCAATATCCCCAACATAAGCGTACTCGTCGTCAAGATCGCGAGCTGGACGTAGGACGTTCGGCGCGCGGTCAGCGAAAGGACAGCCGCTAACGCATAGAACCAACCGATCCACACATTGCAGCGCTGCACCCAACCGTCACCGGCACCCGACCCCACGAATTCGTCCCAGCTGATTCCTAACCACTGCGCTATCTGATAGGTCGAGTCTTGCCACAGTAAAACGCCGTACGGGCCTTCCCAATACAGATGCCCCCACGCCCAACCGCCGAGACACAAAAACGTAGCGAACCTTAATAGAATCATCGCTGTGCGTGGGTCATTGGCGTGGTGAATCATGGGAGAGATCGTCGAGGCTGGTGAAGGACTTTCGCGCGGTGCGGAGTCTGAAGTGGCGTAGCGTGGTTTCTAAACACGCATGATCAGTGCACGGTGATCTTGTTGCTTGAACTACCAATGCGAGCGACGGCATGGTGCGAACGACGTCGCCAAATGAAACCGTCGAGCACGTAGTGAGTGACCTGTGGTACGGCAAGCAACGGCGGGATGACTGTCTCAAGGCCTTCGAAATTCCAGGCGGATCCGAACAGCCATTCTCGTTCATGCCAAACGCCGCGATCCCAAACTAACTCTTCGACGTACGCCAGTACCCAGATTAGCCCAACGAATCTGGAGAGTTGCCATATCATTCGAGTTCGCCGCTGATCCGTCGTCTGATCGGATGTCGCGTCCGGGCTCACGGCTGCTTGCTGATACCAATAAACCAAAACAAGATACGGGAT from Roseiconus lacunae includes:
- a CDS encoding LuxR C-terminal-related transcriptional regulator; translation: MSGATEEMPTIERFGAPYFFFSNDVDYRITFLSGSVEAVLGYPADQLIGRRIVDFLVAEHEANIDLAVTHEQRFNTDGRQSHLRAVRDIRGAERVLAVQTYGEKNEAGRVYRSRGMAQDVTAWYRHYQRLRKSQSELAKRVSELSHRDRPVLRMIAKGYLNKQIAKELRVSMRTVENRRRSILLKLGLDHMAGAIAIESHLSYVTDLLDSLEHPPNVLVSAHTPLQGSDDAGSLQYRRDSNQAI
- a CDS encoding efflux RND transporter periplasmic adaptor subunit, whose protein sequence is MTHRKLSFMRTNLLLAAFVAVGSLSMTGVGNVNETVHNLLGVATERPKHGTEIHASSATIPSHSDDHGVKPLSSEVHHAKHKIVVTSPLIKDVTLTQPYVCQIHSRRHIEICALEGGYLNEILVNEGQRVSKGQAMFRILPTLYEARLEADLAEAELAQVEFDNTQSLVEQNIVSNQELKVSKAKLGKAQANVKLARAEMNFAEIKAPFDGIVDRLKEQEGSLVDDGAMLTTMSDNSVMWVYFNVPESAYLEYQTALNNGQSQNSLSVQLQLANHTLFDQIGSIGAIEADFDNETGNIAFRADFPNPHGLLRHGQTGTVLINRTKTDAIVIPQRSKFEILTKTYVFVVGPDNVVHQREIVIEDEQEDIFLIEKGLMPNDRILVEGIRQVRDGETIAYDYHPPEAILANLKFHAE
- a CDS encoding efflux RND transporter permease subunit; translated protein: MFEKFLHRPALAIVISLLILFMGGLAINVLPISQFPSVAPPSVRVSVSYPGASAKILIDSTMVILEQAINGVPNMRYMMGDATSAGEGTIQIVFEPGTDPNVAVMNVNNRVQMVKNNLPPIVEREGIIVMQNMTSMLMYVNVFSRDPNVDQNYLYNYATVNILNEIKRIPGVGRASILGNRSYAMRVELDLDRMRAYKVDAEDVMKALDEQSMIGSPGRLGQATGSTSQTLEYVLTWVGRYKTPEEYEKIILRASSEGEILRLGDVASISLGSSFYDLYSDIDGLPAAAIVLKQTPGSNAADVIAKVKAKVEEIKQKSFPPGMDYAVTYDVSNFLDASIEKVLHTLFEAFVLVSLVVYLFLGDFRSTLIPTIAVPVSLIGTFFFMLMFGMSINLITLFALVLAIGVVVDDAIVVVEAVHEKMHSKHLGPYQATREVVREISGAIIAITLVMTAVFIPVTFMTGPVGVFYRQFALTMAMSIVISGVVALSLTPVLCAMILKPHDQDRQPAIVARLNQIFHRLAGRYAFLVRAGVCSLFGVAIALLTRCLLHIEIVHEVIAEQVELSEARVQIIAAIVGLLAAFSLRATFSGYAGSPQCRGPIGVFLHAFDQGIERVTGGYAALLRCIISRRIVTVLVIALFSYGILVVNKVLPTGFIPLEDQGMIYGIVQTPPGSTLEYTNAKCHELQTICNELEEITSVSSIAGYEVLTEGRGSNAGTCIINLKPWADRELTSKQIIDELERRGTKIANVKLEFFEPPAVPGFGAAGGFSVNLLDKTNSGNYAALGKVTENFMESLNQRPELKGLFTFFAANYPQYEIIIDNDAAMQKGVSIRDAMDNLSIVIGSTWEQGFVRFGQFYKVYVQAAPQFRRYPEDLDNLFVKNDTGEMVPYSAFMRIEKKQGLNEISRYNLYPTAPIQGAPANGYSSGEAIAAIKEVAAETLPNGFDIDWRGLAYDEANAGNTAIYIFLIVVIFVYMVLVGQYESFIIPIAVLASLPIGIFGSFLLLHSMGLANDVYCQIGLVMLVGLLGKNAILIIEFAVQRRQQGLSIGEAGIEGGKLRFRPILMTSFAFVAGLIPLVRATGPGAIGNRTIGTTAVGGMLLGTLVGVIVIPGLYFLFATIADGRRLIRDEHDEPLSEIFERQNGGIR
- a CDS encoding sigma-54-dependent transcriptional regulator: MHKDFHVLIVNSDPDIRQTLETELSELAKIDTAGSINEGTDKFSVGDFHMVIVDNSLPGEQRGANFIALLREQQSNTPPIVITLQGGVQSPADATWRGAIDIDSQANNLQSVRHQVVRAAEHHRLRIENRELKERMAAAGDMSGIVAQSRAMQELVTQIRQLASTDATVIICGEDGTGKELIARKIHDQSIRSQGTFVPLNLKVLPEGLLECELFGQEHSPSAGAARSNLGYFELAATGTLFLNQFTEIATENQLDLFRVLETRRYSRVGGKIERHAHARIILATERAGYQASDDGKLWEDLCDRLKIVHVNVPPLRSRREDIPLLVNYFLNCFCKRHRQSRKTITPNAMKRLVCARWPGNVRQLRNAIERIVVTSAHDVIQTNDLPDELFISDGRQISVSQSLTEITERAEKNGIKDALIANNHHRELTAKALKISVRTLHYKMNKYDLY
- a CDS encoding phosphoenolpyruvate hydrolase family protein, which codes for MRQNRTDILDRLKAKIADGTPIIGGGAGTGITAKCEEAGGIDLIVIYNSGRFRMAGRGSLSGLLPFGNANDIVKDMAKEVLTVVQSTPVIAGVCGVDPFMLRDHFLRELIELGFSGIQNFPTVGLIDGTFRANLEETGMGYDLEVDCVAAARKLELLTTPYVFDPDQAVKMANAGADILVAHMGLTTGGAIGAETANSLDDCVERVNAIAEAGRSVRRDILVLCHGGPISMPEDAKYMLERCEIHGFYGASSMERLPTEVAVREQVESFVELKLRRTGY
- a CDS encoding alkaline phosphatase D family protein; translation: MKTIVRFSVLVAMLLSFGSSAFAQANRSRPRRPDLSIPKVDKKDLICFALYTVSDQTLKLTAQLYPLADDDPKVVRLEIQREGNWVEIDRTEVIQPGWTATFRVERWDDGQAHTYRVAHGNEAFYEGTIRKNPVDESEIVIAAFTGNSIHPAHGGDISRQDLIDNVKRVDADLLFFSGDQVYDHNRHYAAWLKFGRDFGEIIRHCPTVCLPDDHDVGQPNLWGESGKISTLSGAADGGYAKPAPYVKEVERAQTSHLPDPIDPHQIGQGIGVYFTNLNWGNVDFAILEDRKFKTGPAGRVPKQGPRPDHIRNPEYDPASVDVDGAVLLGERQLKFLRNWSGDWRNAEMKVALSQTIFCGGAHIHGSANGRLHADMDSNGWPQSGRNRALETLRKGFAFHLAGDQHLATIFHHGIDEHRDAIWSFCVPSIANLYLRWWQPLEPGKNREPGSPEYTGDQLDGFANKVTNYAAANPEPSPAGKLLNTRAAGFGIVRLQKDQRTITMECWPRNVDVTDSNAKQYPGWPRTISQLDNYNPPSWGKLGKLTFDVDDPVVQLIDANTGTTLYTVRANGKSFIPSAPKDRVFKVKAGQYAPDKVVATDAKVGSEPINVTLK